One region of Cinclus cinclus chromosome 1, bCinCin1.1, whole genome shotgun sequence genomic DNA includes:
- the RAB18 gene encoding ras-related protein Rab-18 isoform X2 — protein MDEDVLTTLKILIIGESGVGKSSLLLRFTDDTFDPELAATIGVDFKVKTISVDGNKAKLAIWENREVDRNEGLKFARKHSMLFIEASAKTCDGVQCAFEELVEKIIQTPGLWESESQNRGVKLSNKEEGYGGGGACGGYCSML, from the exons ATGGACGAGGACGTGCTGACCACTCTGAAGATCCTCATCATCGGCGAGAGCGGCGTCGGCAAGTCCAG CCTTCTGCTGCGGTTCACAGATGATACGTTTGACCCGGAACTTGCAGCAACAATTG GTGTGGACTTCAAGGTGAAAACTATTTCAGTTGATGGAAACAAAGCTAAACTGGCAATATGG GAAAACCGTGAAGTTGACAGAAATGAAGGCCTCAAATTTGCAAGAAAACATTCCATGTTGTTCATAG AGGCAAGTGCAAAAACATGTGATGGTGTGCAGTGTGCCTTTGAGGAACttgttgaaaaaataattcagactCCTGGACTGTGGGAGAGTGAAAGCCAAAACAGAGGTGTAAAGTTATCAAACAAGGAGGAAGGatatggaggaggaggagcatgTGGTGGATATTGTTCTATGTTATAA
- the RAB18 gene encoding ras-related protein Rab-18 isoform X1 has protein sequence MDEDVLTTLKILIIGESGVGKSSLLLRFTDDTFDPELAATIGVDFKVKTISVDGNKAKLAIWDTAGQERFRTLTPSYYRGAQGVILVYDVTRRDTFVKLDNWLNELETYCTRNDIVQMLVGNKIDKENREVDRNEGLKFARKHSMLFIEASAKTCDGVQCAFEELVEKIIQTPGLWESESQNRGVKLSNKEEGYGGGGACGGYCSML, from the exons ATGGACGAGGACGTGCTGACCACTCTGAAGATCCTCATCATCGGCGAGAGCGGCGTCGGCAAGTCCAG CCTTCTGCTGCGGTTCACAGATGATACGTTTGACCCGGAACTTGCAGCAACAATTG GTGTGGACTTCAAGGTGAAAACTATTTCAGTTGATGGAAACAAAGCTAAACTGGCAATATGG GATACTGCAGGTCAGGAGCGGTTCAGAACATTAACCCCCAGTTACTACAGAGGTGCACAAGGTGTTATCCTAG TTTATGATGTCACAAGAAGAGATACTTTTGTCAAGCTGGATAACTGGTTAAATGAATTGGAAACATACTGCACAAGGAATGACATAGTGCAAATGTTAGTTGGAAACAAGATTGATAAG GAAAACCGTGAAGTTGACAGAAATGAAGGCCTCAAATTTGCAAGAAAACATTCCATGTTGTTCATAG AGGCAAGTGCAAAAACATGTGATGGTGTGCAGTGTGCCTTTGAGGAACttgttgaaaaaataattcagactCCTGGACTGTGGGAGAGTGAAAGCCAAAACAGAGGTGTAAAGTTATCAAACAAGGAGGAAGGatatggaggaggaggagcatgTGGTGGATATTGTTCTATGTTATAA